The Colius striatus isolate bColStr4 chromosome 13, bColStr4.1.hap1, whole genome shotgun sequence genome includes the window TGATCTGAATTTACCCCAGTGCTGTTTTCCCAGGGACCTCCCCGGGCCGCTGAGCTCACCCACCCCTCTCTGTTTCTTTGCAGATGGTGTCTGTCTGATCGACCCAGAGTACCTCAAGGACAGGAAAGGTATCAACACAGGCAGCTGCACGTTGCAAGGGGAGGGGATGGAAATGGGTGCAGAGCTCACCAGCAACCTGGGGCATCTACAGCTCaccacagcccagggctgccacAGCTGACCTGGAGGGGAAGGCTGtctgtttcttctcatctcTTTTGGCTGGGGCACCAGCTCCGAAGCTACTTGTGCCTCGCAAAAGCAGAGATGAGCTGCATCTCGTTATCTCTCTATTTAGTGATAACACAGGATTTCTGCTGAACGTTACTGAagtagtttttctttcctctctgttcaTTCCACCCCTCTTCCCTCGTGCCTTCCCTTTACCTCCCCTGCCCGCCGCTGCTCTCCGTTCCCGCGTCGCGCCAGTGTACGTGACGCTGACGTGCGCCTTTCGCTACGGCCGTGATGACCTGGACGTCATCGGGCTGACCTTCCGCAAGGACCTCTACGTGCTCACCACCCAGATCTTCCCGCCGGTGCCCGACCAAACACCCAAAACCCTCACTCCTTTGCAGGAGAAGCTCATGAAGAAGCTTGGGGAGAACGCCTACCCCTTCACTTTTGAGGTAGGGGCTGCTGAACCCTCCCTGACCACTCACCTCCCCAGTGTGCTCATCTCTGGCCACGCTCTCTGATcactttcctccttccctgttCTGCCCAGGTTGCCACCAACCTGccctgctctgtcaccctccaGCCAGGACCAGACGATGTGGGAAAGGTGAGCTGCTGTCCCTGACCCATGTTCCCTGGCGGGGGGTTGAGCAGTAGGGTACCAAAAATGGAAGCTGCTTCATTTCCATGGGGATGTGGCCGGTGGAGTGAGAAAGGATGGCTGGAGCTGGGACAGGGTCTCTGGGAATGCagtggaggaaggaggggaatAAAGCTGAACCTCAGGAAGCTCTGAGCCCCTCCTGCTTAGTGACTGCACGTGTCCCTCCAGGCCTGCGGCGTGGACTTTGAGGTCAAAGGATTTTGTGCTGAAAATCTGGAGGAGAAAATTCACAAGAGGTATTTGAAGGGGATCCCTTTCCTTCCCATGGCCCTACAAACAGACAAGCAGACAGTTCTGAGGCAGCCAGCTCGGGGGTCAAGCTGAGGACCTGCCACCAGCCCCTGCCACGCTTGGATTGGGTCCCCTGCCCAAAGGAGGGGTGGTGGTCCCTGTGTCAGAGCCCACTGCATCCAAACAGCAGGCTGCAGCTTGCGTCCTGGCTGGGGACACCGCGATGGCCCCAAGGCAGCTGCCCTGGTCACCTTGAAGGCCGTGTGGCCACCTTGAAGGCCATGTGGCTGCCGGGAGGCCAGGGCTgatggctgctgccctgcaggaaCTCCGTGCGCCTCATCATCCGCAAGATCCAGTTCGCGCCCATGAAGACGGGGCCGGCCCCCAAGGCAGAGACCACGCGGCAGTTCATGATGTCTGACAAGCCCCTGCACCTCGAAGCCTCCCTGGATAAGGAGGTCAGTACAAGGGCCATTCATCCCCCAGGATGGATGGATCCCTCAGGTCACAGACCTGAGCCTCTTCCCATTGCAGATCTACTACCACGGAGAACCCATCAACGTGACTGTCAACATCAACAACACCACCAACAAGATTGTCAAAAAAATTAAGATTGCAGGTGAgagggggcaggaggagcaggttCCAGGGCCCAGCACAACCCAGCCTGCATCTCTCCCATGTCACGAATGCTGCTCCCTCTTGTCTGTCCTCAGTGGATCAGGTCACAGATGTGGTCCTCTATTCGCTGGATAAATACACAAAGACTGTGTGCACCGAGGAGATAAAGTAAGTAAAAAGGGGCCGGGGGTGCTGTGGCATGgtggagagaaggaggaagagaaaggaggaggggaTGGTGATGGGGAGAGGGGGTGGGGAAGGTGGTTTTACACCAGGCAGCAAAAAATAccagagcagaagcagaggagagggaaggctGTGGAAGGTGTCTGCTGGGGAGGTCTCTGGGGGAAGGtgcacagctgccctggctgcttcTTCCCCTCGCTTTGCATCTCtgagggcagctgcagcctctgtgcccctgagaaggaggaaggctgcagcaagggcagggttagaaaaaagaagtggttgtagaagagaacaaaaggaggaaacagacccaggcagctgtgtggggagggCAAGGCAGGGGGATCAGCTCTGCCCAGGTGCCTGGCACGATGCTGAGCACTCACCAGGCTGGTGCTGGCTCTGAGCTCTCCTCTCCCACCTTTCCCAGCGAGAACGTGGCAGCCAACTCCACCTTCTCCAAAACCTACTCCGTCACCCCCACGCTGTCGGCCAACCGTGAGAAGCGAGGCCTCGCCCTCGATGGGAAGCTCAAGCACGAGGACACCAACCTGGCCTCCACCACCATGTACGAGCCGGGTGGGCTCCCCCCGCTCCCCCCATGGCCACAGCTTTGCCCTCCCCGCTTTCCCACAGCTTCCTGCTGCTCGGGATGCTCTGGGCCCCCACTCAGGGTCCCCCACACCTTCTGTGCCTGAGCCCAACTCATCCAGCTGAAAAGCAACGGGTTTGTGACACGGCCACAGACCCACCTCTGCATCTTACAGCAGAAACGTGGCTCCCAGTCCCAACCACGGCCCAGAGCCTCCCAGTCCCTCTGCATCGCGTCTCGGGAGCAAATCCCAGCTCAGGCAGCCCCAGTCACCTCCAGAAGCTGCTCTGTGACTTTGGCCCCGTGACCCACcctcccctctctttccctgcCACGTTGTGTTGTCCTCTCCTGTGAAACCCCACAGGAGCCAGGGCAGGGAGACAGCCcgggggctgctgtgggggaTGTGTGCAGCGCTGCCCACCTCAccactctgctctgcctttcTCCTAGCCTGAGACCCGGCATGGACAAGGAGGTGCTGGGCATCCTGGTGTCCTACAAAGTGAAGGTCAACCTGGTGGTGTCCCGAGGAGGGTGAGGCTCTGtgggcagggggatggggaCTGTTCCCCTGGGCTGTACCACGGGATCAGTGCTGGGCAGATGATGCAGGGATTGATGCCATGGGCGCTCACatccctgggctgtggggcagccagGGGCTCCGTGACTCCCATTCCTCCATCCCCATGGCCACTGCCCTTCAACCTAAATCATCTGCTATGTGGTTAATCTAacgcctcctctcctctgcctcgccTGGTTCCTGCCCCTTCTCTCCTGCTGCCGCAGCATCCTGGGGGATCTCACTTCCAGGTAAGgagggggctgccctggggggaCACCCACGGTGCAGCGCTGGGTGGGTTTGCTGAAGAGACGCTTTTCCTTCCAGCGACGTTGGCGTGGAGATGCCTGTCATCCTGATGCACCCCAAGCCCGCTGACGGTGAGTAGCGCCGGGGTAgcaggcagggacaggcagccccagctcagaGGGCAACTACAAACACGGCTGGAGCGGCCACCTCTGCACAaagggctctgctctgccccaccAGACCCATCCCTGGCGTGGGacgggcagagctgctctgtgtggCAGGCACCCTCTGTCTGGGGccggctgtgggagctgctctgctccccacagctcccctgcTGCCACTCATCCCAGTGCCTCTCGCTCCAGAAGAGCACCTGAGCCTTAAGGAGAGATGTTGGTTGAAATGTCTTTTCTGTATTAACCTGCATGTCTGTGTCTCTTCCAATTcttgctgcctgtgctttgcTTATTACTGGATTACAGACAAGCCAAGGTAAAGAGACATTTCCTTACACCTCAGGCCGCTCTTTTCTCTGACACATAACCCACCCAGACCCATCTCAGCTGGATGAGACAGATCCATCCCAGATGGGTGCAATGTCCCATTCCAGCTTGAGGTTACACCCTTGGATTAAATCTTCTGGGCCTCAGAGTCCTGAGCCCCTGTGTCACAGGAGACAGCATGACACCCTGCACCGTGGCACGGGCAGCAGAGGCATTGCCACAGCCTGGGAGGATTCAGTTGCTGGGCTTGGCGTGTGTTCTGCAGAATCCCAGGGCTTATTTTACAGCTCTGCTTGCTGCAAacccagcagcctctcctgctgcaaacccagcagcctctcctgctgcaaacccagcagcctctcctgctgcaaacCCAGCCCTCGCCTTGTCCCTCagaagctgccagcagctccatctCCCAGGCACAAGTGCCACCACCAGACATAACTTCTTCTATGGCCTCAGCCCCTGTCTGCCCCATGCTGAGCTCTGCCCCATGCTGCTGGGAGCAGTGCCTGTCACGGCCTCGTGCCCCCACACACTCCCCAGCACAAcagccctctcctcctcccagcacacGAGCTTCTTCCAGCTGAAGTCACAGCTGGGTTTGCTTCTCTCCGGGAAGCTGCAGCGTGCCAAACCCATTCCTGGCAGCCAGGGCCACCgtcagccccacagccagccccagctTGCACAGCCCCCAGATGCTGTTCTGTGGCTGGTTACACCCTGCACCAGGACTGGAAACTCGGGCTGCAGCTGCAAGGTTTTCACACCAAAGCCCCTCAgttctgcagctcagcaaggaCACTGAGCCCTCCCAAGGAGGAGATCTCTTGGCCTGTCCCCACCGTTGCTCCCTGCACGTTTTGCCAAGTCATTTCACATTCACAAGCTTTTGGAATCACATCTGctgactctttttttccatcttcttcccGCACTGTTTCGTTTTGTGGCTCTCTCTCCGTGTCACACGCCGCTTGCCTTTCGCAAGAAGGTAACTAATCTCTTTGTCTCCACTttaatttcttctccttccctttttccccttgaCAAAGCAAAAcgtctttaaaaaaaccccaactaacACTCCAAAAGCTGCAGGCAACAAGCCCAGCTC containing:
- the ARR3 gene encoding arrestin-C isoform X1, encoding MADGAKVFKKTSPNTKLSIYLGKRDFVDHVESVDSVDGVCLIDPEYLKDRKVYVTLTCAFRYGRDDLDVIGLTFRKDLYVLTTQIFPPVPDQTPKTLTPLQEKLMKKLGENAYPFTFEVATNLPCSVTLQPGPDDVGKACGVDFEVKGFCAENLEEKIHKRNSVRLIIRKIQFAPMKTGPAPKAETTRQFMMSDKPLHLEASLDKEIYYHGEPINVTVNINNTTNKIVKKIKIAVDQVTDVVLYSLDKYTKTVCTEEINENVAANSTFSKTYSVTPTLSANREKRGLALDGKLKHEDTNLASTTILRPGMDKEVLGILVSYKVKVNLVVSRGGILGDLTSSDVGVEMPVILMHPKPADDKPRSEEDIVIEEFARQKLKGEKDEEDEKEEADKEES
- the ARR3 gene encoding arrestin-C isoform X2 is translated as MADGAKVFKKTSPNTKLSIYLGKRDFVDHVESVDSVDGVCLIDPEYLKDRKVYVTLTCAFRYGRDDLDVIGLTFRKDLYVLTTQIFPPVPDQTPKTLTPLQEKLMKKLGENAYPFTFEVATNLPCSVTLQPGPDDVGKACGVDFEVKGFCAENLEEKIHKRNSVRLIIRKIQFAPMKTGPAPKAETTRQFMMSDKPLHLEASLDKEIYYHGEPINVTVNINNTTNKIVKKIKIAVDQVTDVVLYSLDKYTKTVCTEEINENVAANSTFSKTYSVTPTLSANREKRGLALDGKLKHEDTNLASTTILRPGMDKEVLGILVSYKVKVNLVVSRGGILGDLTSSDVGVEMPVILMHPKPADGEPSSEEDIVIEEFARQKLKGEKDEEDEKEEADKEES